The Pseudomonas sp. MPC6 nucleotide sequence GCTGGTGCAAGAAGGGGCCTCGGTCTACCAGAGAATCGAAAGCGGCGAACTGGATATCGCCGGCTACGTGACGCATTTCAAACACAGCCTGCCGCCATACTTCCAGCACCTGCTCGATCGGTTCGGGGTCGGCGAGTTGGACGGTCTGCGAGAGAAAATCATCAAGAGTGCGGTAACAGGCAATGAATTTATCGCCACCCAGGCCTTCAGTTTCGGTCAGGGCACGTTCGATTTTCTGGTGAGCTTTTTCATCATGCTCTACCTGCTGTTCTTTTTTTTGCGCGACGGCACCGAACTGGCACGTAAAGTTCGTTCTGCCGTACCGCTGAAAGAGCACCAGAAACGGCGTTTGCAACTCAAGTTCAACCGCGTGGTGCGGGCGACAGTCAAAGGCAACCTGCTGGTGGCGATTACGCAGGGTGCATTGGGCGGTTTGATTTTCTGGTTCCTGGGTATTCCGAGCGCGTTGCTGTGGGCAGTGCTGATGGCGTTTCTATCGCTGTTGCCGGCGGTGGGGGCGGGGATCGTCTGGGCGCCGGTGGCGGCGTTTTTCCTGTTCACCGGAGCGATCTGGCAGGGCGTGGTGCTGGGGTTGTTCGGGGTTTTTGTGATCGGGCTGGTGGATAACGTGCTGCGCCCCATTCTGGTGGGCAAGGACACGAAGATGCCGGATTACCTGATTCTGATCTCGACCCTTGGCGGCCTGGCGATCTTCGGCTTGAATGGCTTTGTCATCGGGCCGCTGATCGCCGCGCTGTTCATGTCGAGCTGGGCGATCTTCATCGAAACCAAACCGCGGGTGCAGCTGCCTTAAGCGCTGAGCTGACCTTGGCCGATTCGTTGCGACAGTGCCTGGGCGTCCGGCAACGAGGTCAGCGGACCACTGATCGCTTCGCCGTCCTGCACCAGGTACCAACAGGCAAGCAAGCCAAGCGCTCTGAGTGGTGCGGGAACGGCGCTGCCGATAACGGACATGATCTGAACCTGGGACATAAGTACCTCCATCAATCTATGGAGCTACCTTACGGACCCAACGCCGGAACGGACAATCAACGCTTTCGATAGTCGTAATTGACGCTAGTGAGTCTTGGGCTCAGTCGACCACCAGGTCAAGCATGTGGACCACTTCCTGCTCATTGAGCAGGCCTTTGCGCACCAGGTTTTCCGCCAGCAGCGAGAGAAACTTGGCGCTGCGATGGCCTTCCAGGTGCTTGAGTTCGGTCAGTGCGTTGTACACCTTGCTGGAAGTGCACAAGCCGACGATGCGGTGCGGGTTTTGCGTGGGCATGAGGTCGTCCTTGTTATTATCAACCTGCTGTTTGCGGACAGATCCAGGTTTGCGGACCTGACATGACATGAATATGACCGTTTTCCCCAAGTGGGGGGAAGAGCGGCGAGTCAATCTTGCCAACTTGAACCGCAAAGACTGTCCCGACAGCGACCTTGAGGCGATTTATCCAGACCTGTACCGACAAACGGCGACAAAAAAGCCCCGCCGTCTGTCTGTAGGAGCGAGCTTGCTCGCGATGGTCGTTAACGATAACGCATGCTTACCGGCTAACCGCGGCGCTCTTACGCCCATCGCGAGCAAGCTCGCTCCTACAGTTACCAGCGGCGATAACCGTGGGGAGGGCCGTAGTAGCCGCGCGGTGGGTAGTAACCACGGGGCGGTCCGTAGTAAACCGGTGGCGGGGCGTAATAGACCGGTTGCTGCACGTAGACCGGTGCCGGCTGGTAATAAACCGGAGGCGGTTGTTGCACGTACACCGGTTGTGGCTGAACGTAGACCGGTTGCTGCACATAGACCGGCCGGTTGCTGTTGATGATCGCCGAACCGACGATGGCCGAGCCGACGATCGCACCGAATACCGCCGGTCCTTCCCAACCGTGACCGCCGTGACCGCCGCCAGCTTCAGCCTGCCCTGCGATGGCCAGCGTACCGATCAGCAAGGCAACTATGGGGATTTTACGGATCATGATAATTCCTCGGTTCTTCGACCCGGCGCCTGGCTCTGCAATAGACCCAGGGATTGTCGCGGGGATACTTCTAAGACAGCGTTTTTCTGCAAATCAGCACAGCCATTGGGTAAATTTTGTGTAAGGTCTGTACCGGCTTTCTTAGCGTCGTACGCTGTCACCGGCAGGTACGCGAATATGATCGATCAGACCGGCTGGACTGGCTAATCCCGTCCATCCGAAAGTGCTATTGAAGGAGATTCACATGCAGATGAACCCCAACAAAGACACCCAGCTGTGCATGTCCCTCTCCGGGCGCCCTGGAAACTTTGGCCTGCGATTCCACAATCATCTGTACGAACAACTGGGCCTGAATTTCTACTACAAGGCCTTCAGCAGCCAGGACCTGCCAGGCGCCATCGCGGGCATTCGCGCCCTGGGGATTCGAGGCTGTGGCGTGTCCATGCCATTCAAGGAGGCCTGCATTGCGCTGGTCGATGAGCTGGACGCGTCGGCCGCGGCCATTCAATCGATCAACACCATCGTCAACACCAATGGCCGTCTCAAGGCCTACAACACCGACTACATCGCCATCGCTCAGTTGCTGGCAACCCACCAGGTGCCCACGGCGTCGACCTTCGCCCTGCGCGGCAGCGGCGGCATGGCCAAGGCCGTGGCCAGCGCCTTGCGTGATGGCGGTTACAAGAACGGCCTGATCGTCGCCCGTAACGAACCCGCCGGGCGTGCCCTGGCCGAGTCGCTGGGCTATGAATGGCAAGCTGAACTGGGTGCGCGGCGCCCGCACATGCTGATCAATGTCACGCCGATCGGCATGACCGGCGGGCCGGAAGCCGATCAACTGGCGTTCGACACCGACGCCATTGCCGCTGCCGAGACCGTCTTCGATGTGGTGGCGATCCCCTCGGAAACCCCGCTGATCGTGCGCGGTCGTGCCGAAGGCAAGCGAGTGATAACCGGGCTGGAGGTGATTGCGATCCAGGCGCTGGAGCAGTTTGTGCTTTATACCGGCGTGCGGCCGACGGTTGAGCAGTTCCAGAAAGCGGTGGAGTTTGCCCGCAGCTGATCCCCTGTAGGAGCTGGCTGGCCAGCGAAGAGGCCATCACTTGCAACATTAATGGCGCCTGGCACGCCGCCTTCGCCAGCAAGCCGGTTCCTACAATCCGATCGTTGTTGTCGGACTACTCGAGGCGCGCCAGGCGCTCTTCCAACGCGGCAATCCGCGCTTCCAGCTCTTCGATCCGCTCCAGCGACACACCGCCGCCGGCACCGCGCTCCACCGGATTACTCCGTGCCGCCAGAATCACCTCGATATCCGCCGGGTCCCCCAGCGCATGCATGTAGCGGTCTTCACGCTGCCCGGCCTGGCGCGGAATCAGCAGCGCCAGACCACGGGCAATCAAGCGTTCAAGCTGATGCACCACCTGCTCGGTGTCTTCGAATTCATGCATGCGGGTGCTGCGGGTCAGCAGTTCATTGACCGTTTGCGGGCCGCGCAGGAACAGCAAGCCGGTCAGGATGACCTGGGCCGGCACCAGTTCCAGCGCCTTGTCGACCCGGTGCTCCCAGCGATCGGCCCGGCTGCCCATCACCAGCCTGGTAAAACCGCGGCCTTCAAGGGCGCGCAGGCTCTGGCCGACCTGGCCCTGAGTGAGGTTCATCACCGGCTCGCGGCTGGTTTTCTGGTTGCAGGCGGTCACCAGGGCATTGAGGGTCAGCGGATAGGTTTCCGGGCTGGTGGCCTGTTTCTCGATCAGCGAACCCAGAATGCGGATTTCCGTGCTGTTGAGGCGTGGCTCGTCGATAACGGTTTCTTGCTCAGTGCTCATCGCGCTTTTCCCTAGGCAGTCGAAGCATGCAGTCGAAGCGGCCTAGCGTAATCCTTGCTGAATAAAAGACAAGTCGCAGGAGCGTTGCGCATGGCTATAATCGGCCCACATTTACCTCCTGTCACAACATGAGACTGCCATGACCATTTCCCTGTACGACGCTTCCGTTCCGGTATTCAAACAAATGCTCAACGCCCTGAGCGATGTGCTGAACAAGGCCGAAGCCCACGCCACGGCAAAAAACATCGATCCGAACGCGTTGCTGCAAGCCCGTCTGTACCCGGACATGTTCCCGCTGGTACGCCAGGTGCAGATCGCCGTCGATTTCGCCAAGGGCGTTTCCTCGCGCCTGGCCGAGATCGAAGTGCCGAAGTATGAAGACACCGAAACCACCTTCGCCGAACTGCAAGCGCTGATCGCCAAGGTCCTGGCCTACATCGGCGAGATCAAGCCGGAGCAGATCGTCGGCAAGGAAGGCATCGAGATCGTCACCCGTCCGGGCACGCCTAAAGAGAAGCGCTTCAGTGGCCAGGCTTACCTGCTGAGCTACGGCCTGCCGCAATTCTTCTTCCACGTCACCACCACCTACGCCTTGTTGCGTCACAACGGTGTGGAAGTGGGCAAGCGTGATTACATGGGCGCGTTCTAACCCCCCACCTACAAAAAAGCCCCCGCAGCCTGAGCTGCGGGGGCTTTTTCATGGGTGCACATTGTTCAGCTCCACCACCGAACCTGTGGGAGCGGGCTTGCCCGCGAAGGGGTCATCAGCTCCAACATAAACGTTGACTGACACACCGCTTTCGCGAGCAAGCCCGCTCCCACAGGGTAAGGTGTCAGGCCAGGCGCTGGGCCTTCTCTTCTTCACCCAGACACGCCGCTGCGGTAAACAGCACATCGGTAGACGAGTTCAGCGCGGTCTCCGCCGAATCCTGCAACACCCCGATGATGAAACCGACCGCCACCACCTGCATCGCGACTTCACTCGGGATGCCGAACAAACTGCACGCCAGTGGAATCAGCAGCAACGATCCCCCGGCCACGCCCGAAGCGCCACAGGCACAGATCGCCGCGACCAAGCTCAGCAGGATGGCCGTCGGAACATCGACCGCGATGCCCAGGGTATGCACCGCCGCCAGGGTCAGCACGGTAATGGTGATTGCGGCACCCGCCATGTTGATGGTGGCGCCGAGCGGGATCGAGACCGAGTACGTGTCTTCATGCAGGCCCAGGCGTCTGCTCAACTCCAGGTTGACCGGAATGTTCGCCGCCGAACTGCGGGTGAAAAACGCGGTGATGCCGCTTTCGCGCAGGCACATCAGCACCAGCGGATAGGGGTTGCGACGCAGTTTCCAGAACACGATCAGCGGGTTCATCACCAGCGCCACAAACAGCATGCAGCCCAGCAGCACGGCCAGCAGGTGCAAGTAGCCGAGCAGGGCGCCGAAACCGGACGTGGCGAGGGTCGAGGCCACCAGGCCAAAAATCCCCAGCGGCGCGAAGCGAATCACCAGGCGCACGATCACGGTCACGCCGTTGGACAGGTCACCGAGTACCTCGCGAGTGGTGTCACCGGCATGGCGAATGGCAACGCCCATGCCGATCGCCCAGGCCAGGATGCCGATGAAGTTGGCGTTCATCAGGGCGCTGACCGGGTTATCGACCACGCTCAGCAACAGGTTTTGCAGCACTTCGCTGATGCCGCCCGGGGCGCTCACCGCGACGTCATGGGTGGCGAGCACCAGGCTCGACGGGAACATCATGCTGGCAACGACCGCGACCACCGCCGCGGCAAAGGTGCCCAGCAGGTACAGGAACAGAATCGGCCGGATGTGGGTTTCCTGGCCGTGCTTGTGGTTGGCGATCGACGCCATGACCAGCACGAACACGAGGATCGGTGCGACGGCTTTCAGGGCCGAAACGAAGACTTTGCCGATGAACGCGGTGGACTTCGCCACGTCGGGCGCGACCAGCGCCAGGACAATCCCGGCGATCAGGCCGATGATGATTTGCGTGACCAGGCTCAAGCGTTTCAAACGATGCAATAGCGAAGGGGATGAAGCGGTCATAAAGCGGCATCTCTGATTTTATTGGGTACGGGGAGTCGCGACATCAGTGCCAATCGCTGGCAGATGAGCAAGGTGTACGTATCGCAGGGCGCGGACTTTATCACAGCGTCGTCCCGATCCTTCAGGCCTGTGACGATCTGCCGTCCGCGTGTCGGACGAGAAAGGCAGGTTCGTGCAACCGCTCTGGAAAACACTCTGTTAAGATTGCCCATCCTCATTTTCATGTTCTGCCAGCGAGCCTTCGGGCTGTCGCTGGTGTCGTCGTTTTCTGGAGTTGTGCATGCTGTTGCCCATCCTTCTGTTGTCCGCCGCCGGTTTCACGGTGCTGACCACGGAATTCGTCATCGTCGGCCTGTTGCCGGCGATCGCCCGCGACCTTGACGTCAGCATCCCGCAAGCGGGTTTGCTGGTGACCTTGTTCGCCTTTACCGTCGCCGCTTTCGGACCGTTCCTGACCGCGTACTTCGCCAGGTTCGAGCGCCGCAAGCTGTTCATCTCGGTGCTGATCATGTTCGGCCTGGCCAACACCCTGGCGGCGTTTGCCCCGAACATCTGGGTGATGGCCATCGCCCGCCTGATTCCCGCGCTCGGGTTGCCGGTGTACTGGGCCCTGGCCAGCGAGACGGCGGTGGACATCGTCGGGCCGGACTTCGCCGGTCGCGCCATCGCCAAGATCGGGTTCGGGATTGTCTGCGCCACGGTGTTCGGCATTCCGGTGGGCACGCTGATCTCCGACGCGTTCGGTTGGCGCAGTGCCTTCGGCATTCTGGCGGTGATCGCCTTTGCCAAGGCGCTGCTGCTGTTCATCTACCTGCCGTCGACCAACCTGCATCAGCATCAAGTGAGCTTTCGCTCGCAGTTCAAGATCCTGCGCAGCCCGCTGATGATCGGGCATGTGCTGCTGTCGATCCTGGTGTTCAGCGGCATGTTCACCGTCTACACCTACCTGGCGGACATCCTCGAGCGCCTGGCCGGCTTCAACGGCACGGTGGTCGGCTGGTGCCTGATGGGCTTCGGCGCGGTGGGGCTGATCGGCAACTCGCTGGGTGGCCGCGCAGTGGATCGTCACCCGCTGATCGCTTCGGTAACGTTCTGCGCGTTCATGATTGCCGGCATGGTGGCGTTGGTGCCGAACATTCATTCGCCACTGGGCCTGGCGGCGGCGATGGGGATCTGGGGCGTGACCCAGGCGGCCTTGTTCCTGGTCAGCCACGTGCGCCTGATGAAGGCGGCACCCGAGGCGCCGGCTTTTGCCGCGTCGCTGAACATTGCCGGGGCCAACCTCGGGATCGGCCTGGGCGCCATGGTCGGTGGCCGGGTGATCGACAGCGTGGGCTTGCAAGGCCTGGGATTTGCGGCGGCCGCTTTCATCCTGGTCTCGATCCTGTTGGCCATGGCACTGATGACCTTCAAACCTCGCGAAGTCTGCGCCTGACGCGTCACAACTCGGTGAACAGTTCGCGTCGGGCACCTTCGGTAATGGCGACAATGCCGGGGTGCTTGACCTTGCGCTCCACGGAAATGGCGTAGAACGACTCGGTGACCGCGTTGGTCTGGCCAATCGACTCCACCCCATATTGGCGTTGCACCTCGTCGGCAATCACGCTCGGACCGATGAAAATCCCGCTGCCGGATTGACCGAACGCCTGCATCAAGGCGCTGTCGTCGAATTCACCGACAATCCGTGGCTGGATCTGTTGCTCGGCAAACCAGCGTTGCAAACGACTGCGGACCACGGTTTCCGGCCCGGGAATCAGCAGGGGAGCGCCGTGCAGGCTGCGCGGAAAATCCTGGCCGTACTGCGCCGCCAGTGCAGGGGTGGCAAAGAAGCTGATCCCGCACTCGCCGAGCTTCTGGCTGTAGCCCTTGATGTCCAGGTGCGAGGGCATCGGGCTGTCGGAGATCACCAGGTCCAGGCGCTGGATCGCCAGGTCGGCGAGCAAGCGTTCGAGCTTGTCTTCGCGGCAGGTGATGCGCAGCGGCTCGCTCAACTCCATGGTCGGCGCGATCAGCCGATAGACGATGGACTTGGGCACCACGTCCGCCACGCCGACCCGAAACAGAATCTGCTGCTCGTTGGGCTGCGCCCGCAGCATCAATTCCAGTTCACCGCCCAGCTGGAACATCTGCTCGGCGTAGGGCAGGGCCTGACGCCCGGCCTCCGTCAGCTCAAGCTGGCGGCCAACCCGGCGAAACAATTCGATGCCATAGGTTTGCTCGAGCAGGGAGATCTGCCCGCTGATGGTCTGGGGTGTCAGGTTCAACTGCTCGCAAGCGCGCACGATGCTGCCGGTCTTGGCGACCACCCAGAAGTAATGCAGCTGTCGGTAATTCAACATTCTGTTTATTTCCCCTGATCACACAACCCCCTGTAGGAGCGAGCTTGCTCGCGATGGAATCAAGAGCGCCGCGTTTAACCAGTAAACACGCGTTATCGTTGACGACCGTCGCGAGCAAGCTTGCTCCTACAAGTGCGCACACACACATTTATGCGCGATTTTGATTCTGGATTCGTAAAAACCGAAGTATAGCAGCCAAAAATACGAATTTTCCTGAAGTGTTTGTCTCCTTAGAATGCCTAGCTATCGACGGGAGGCTTTGTCGGCTCTGTCTGTTCTATCGAGGAAACATCATGAAGCTTAAAACCACGGCGTTGCTGATCACGTCTTTACTGGTACTGGCCGGTTGCGACCAGGCCGAAAAAAGCGCTCAACAACTGATGGGCAAGGCGGCCGAAAGCGCGAAACAAGCGATCGACGATACGCACAAAGCCGCTGAACAAGCGATAAGCGACGCCACCGGCGGGCTGATCAGCAAAAAAGAACCATCGGCCGAAGACAAACGGAACACCGAGTCTTCGTCCCAGGAAATCTAAACCGTCTTAAACGAGTCAGGACTGACCCATGGAATACCTTTTAGAACTTGCTGTAAGCCCCACTGCCTGGGTCGCCCTGGCCACGTTGATCGTGATGGAAATCGTGCTCGGCATCGATAACCTGATCTTCATCTCGATCCTGACCAACAAACTGCCCGAGCAGCATCGGCAGAAGGCGCGGCGTATCGGTATCGGCATGGCGCTGATCCTGCGACTGGCGCTGTTGAGCACCATCGCGTTCATCGTCCAGTTGACCGCGCCGGTGATCGACCTCCTCGGCCACGCGTTCTCCTGGAAAGACATGATCCTGATCGCCGGTGGCCTGTTCCTGTTGTGGAAGGCGACCACCGAGATCCATCACAGCATGGACCCGGCGCCGGACGATCCGAAGTCGGCGACCTCGACCGTGACCCTGGGTTTCGCTGCCGCAATCGGGCAGATCCTGATGCTGGACATGGTGTTCTCCATCGACAGCATCATCACCGCAGTCGGCATGACCGAGCATTTGCCGATCATGATCATTGCAGTGGTGGTGTCGGTACTGGTGATGTTGCTGGCGGCTGACCCCTTGGCCAAGTTCATCAACGACAACCCGACCGTGGTGATGCTGGCCCTGGGCTTCTTGATCATGATCGGCATGACCCTGATCGCCGAAGGCTTTGGCGCCCACGTACCGAAAGGCTACGTCTACGCGGCAATGGCGTTCTCGGCAACGATCGAGGGGCTGAACATGATGTCCCGACGGGCGAAGCAGAAG carries:
- a CDS encoding AI-2E family transporter, encoding MNEQTLQNKSLVILLGLVTAAFIWILLPFYAAVFWAVILGILFAPLQRRLQAKFGWQRNLTSLLTLGICLVIAILPVIILGFLLVQEGASVYQRIESGELDIAGYVTHFKHSLPPYFQHLLDRFGVGELDGLREKIIKSAVTGNEFIATQAFSFGQGTFDFLVSFFIMLYLLFFFLRDGTELARKVRSAVPLKEHQKRRLQLKFNRVVRATVKGNLLVAITQGALGGLIFWFLGIPSALLWAVLMAFLSLLPAVGAGIVWAPVAAFFLFTGAIWQGVVLGLFGVFVIGLVDNVLRPILVGKDTKMPDYLILISTLGGLAIFGLNGFVIGPLIAALFMSSWAIFIETKPRVQLP
- a CDS encoding shikimate 5-dehydrogenase, with protein sequence MQMNPNKDTQLCMSLSGRPGNFGLRFHNHLYEQLGLNFYYKAFSSQDLPGAIAGIRALGIRGCGVSMPFKEACIALVDELDASAAAIQSINTIVNTNGRLKAYNTDYIAIAQLLATHQVPTASTFALRGSGGMAKAVASALRDGGYKNGLIVARNEPAGRALAESLGYEWQAELGARRPHMLINVTPIGMTGGPEADQLAFDTDAIAAAETVFDVVAIPSETPLIVRGRAEGKRVITGLEVIAIQALEQFVLYTGVRPTVEQFQKAVEFARS
- a CDS encoding DUF480 domain-containing protein; the protein is MSTEQETVIDEPRLNSTEIRILGSLIEKQATSPETYPLTLNALVTACNQKTSREPVMNLTQGQVGQSLRALEGRGFTRLVMGSRADRWEHRVDKALELVPAQVILTGLLFLRGPQTVNELLTRSTRMHEFEDTEQVVHQLERLIARGLALLIPRQAGQREDRYMHALGDPADIEVILAARSNPVERGAGGGVSLERIEELEARIAALEERLARLE
- a CDS encoding DUF1993 domain-containing protein, which produces MTISLYDASVPVFKQMLNALSDVLNKAEAHATAKNIDPNALLQARLYPDMFPLVRQVQIAVDFAKGVSSRLAEIEVPKYEDTETTFAELQALIAKVLAYIGEIKPEQIVGKEGIEIVTRPGTPKEKRFSGQAYLLSYGLPQFFFHVTTTYALLRHNGVEVGKRDYMGAF
- the sstT gene encoding serine/threonine transporter SstT: MTASSPSLLHRLKRLSLVTQIIIGLIAGIVLALVAPDVAKSTAFIGKVFVSALKAVAPILVFVLVMASIANHKHGQETHIRPILFLYLLGTFAAAVVAVVASMMFPSSLVLATHDVAVSAPGGISEVLQNLLLSVVDNPVSALMNANFIGILAWAIGMGVAIRHAGDTTREVLGDLSNGVTVIVRLVIRFAPLGIFGLVASTLATSGFGALLGYLHLLAVLLGCMLFVALVMNPLIVFWKLRRNPYPLVLMCLRESGITAFFTRSSAANIPVNLELSRRLGLHEDTYSVSIPLGATINMAGAAITITVLTLAAVHTLGIAVDVPTAILLSLVAAICACGASGVAGGSLLLIPLACSLFGIPSEVAMQVVAVGFIIGVLQDSAETALNSSTDVLFTAAACLGEEEKAQRLA
- a CDS encoding MFS transporter; amino-acid sequence: MLLPILLLSAAGFTVLTTEFVIVGLLPAIARDLDVSIPQAGLLVTLFAFTVAAFGPFLTAYFARFERRKLFISVLIMFGLANTLAAFAPNIWVMAIARLIPALGLPVYWALASETAVDIVGPDFAGRAIAKIGFGIVCATVFGIPVGTLISDAFGWRSAFGILAVIAFAKALLLFIYLPSTNLHQHQVSFRSQFKILRSPLMIGHVLLSILVFSGMFTVYTYLADILERLAGFNGTVVGWCLMGFGAVGLIGNSLGGRAVDRHPLIASVTFCAFMIAGMVALVPNIHSPLGLAAAMGIWGVTQAALFLVSHVRLMKAAPEAPAFAASLNIAGANLGIGLGAMVGGRVIDSVGLQGLGFAAAAFILVSILLAMALMTFKPREVCA
- the nhaR gene encoding transcriptional activator NhaR — its product is MLNYRQLHYFWVVAKTGSIVRACEQLNLTPQTISGQISLLEQTYGIELFRRVGRQLELTEAGRQALPYAEQMFQLGGELELMLRAQPNEQQILFRVGVADVVPKSIVYRLIAPTMELSEPLRITCREDKLERLLADLAIQRLDLVISDSPMPSHLDIKGYSQKLGECGISFFATPALAAQYGQDFPRSLHGAPLLIPGPETVVRSRLQRWFAEQQIQPRIVGEFDDSALMQAFGQSGSGIFIGPSVIADEVQRQYGVESIGQTNAVTESFYAISVERKVKHPGIVAITEGARRELFTEL
- a CDS encoding TerC family protein, producing MEYLLELAVSPTAWVALATLIVMEIVLGIDNLIFISILTNKLPEQHRQKARRIGIGMALILRLALLSTIAFIVQLTAPVIDLLGHAFSWKDMILIAGGLFLLWKATTEIHHSMDPAPDDPKSATSTVTLGFAAAIGQILMLDMVFSIDSIITAVGMTEHLPIMIIAVVVSVLVMLLAADPLAKFINDNPTVVMLALGFLIMIGMTLIAEGFGAHVPKGYVYAAMAFSATIEGLNMMSRRAKQKRIATEA